The following are from one region of the Nicotiana tabacum cultivar K326 chromosome 3, ASM71507v2, whole genome shotgun sequence genome:
- the LOC142176730 gene encoding uncharacterized protein LOC142176730, whose amino-acid sequence MAKRFFAINQISFSKNDLPPEGAVHNKALHLTVKCEGYYVKRVMLDGGSGVDICPLSTLQRMEIDTERIRPNVCVRAFDGIKRDTIGEIDLILTIGPVDFKVTLQVLDMDTSYNFLLGRPWIHAAGVVPFILLQMVKFEHEDQEIVVHGEDEKSIYRDPSVPCLEAREGSEHIVYQTFEIVVADQCEEGKPCPQPFLSSASMMVAKEMIRLGFKPGNGLEKSLQGIAEPITLPASEKFFG is encoded by the coding sequence ATGGCCAAAAGATTTTTCGCAATCAACCAGATCTCCTTTAGCAAAAATGACTTGCCCCCAGAAGGGGCCGTACATAACAAAGCCCTGCACCTGACAGTCAAATGCGAAGGGTACTACgtgaaaagggttatgttggaCGGTGGCTCTGGGGTTGACATTTGCCCACTCTCAACTCTGCAGCGTATGGAAATCGATACTGAAAGAATCCGACCCAATGTTTGTGTACGTGCCTTCGATGGTATCaaaagggacacaattggagaGATTGATCTAATTCTGACCATTGGCCCAGTAGACTTTAAAGTAACCCTCCAGGTTCTGGACATGGACACCTCCTACAACTTTCTTttggggaggccatggattcatgcagcgggGGTTGTACCCTTTATTCTTCTCCAAATGGTGAAATTCGAGCATGAGGATCAAGAGATTGTGGTCCACGGGGAAGATGAGAAatcaatttatcgggacccatcagtcccatgTCTTGAAGCAAGAGAGGGGAGTGAGCACATAGTCTATCAGACCTTTGAAATTGTTGTCGCAGATCAGTGTGAAGAAGGAAAACCTTGCCCTCAACCATTTCTTTCCAGTGCATCAATGATGGTCGCTAAGGAAATGATCAGGCTCGGCTTCAAACCGGGGAATGGGCTCGAGAAATCATTGCAAGGAATAGCTGAACCTATCACCCTGCCTGCCAGTGAAAAGTTCTTTGGGTAG